A genomic region of Bactrocera dorsalis isolate Fly_Bdor chromosome 3, ASM2337382v1, whole genome shotgun sequence contains the following coding sequences:
- the LOC105228577 gene encoding TATA-binding protein-associated factor 2N, translating into MRTFSVCIVLVVFVVMLVGTSGSPIGDNTVLTLETAEQPLTLFDVDAQQGHENEGDRLARAYGGYRRGYRGGYGGYRGGYGGYRGGYGGYRGGYGGRRGGYYG; encoded by the coding sequence ATGCGTACCTTCAGCGTTTGCATAGTACTGGTGGTGTTCGTGGTGATGCTGGTCGGCACTAGCGGTAGTCCCATCGGCGATAATACTGTGCTCACTTTAGAGACAGCCGAACAACCGTTAACATTGTTCGATGTCGACGCGCAGCAAGGACATGAGAACGAAGGCGATCGCTTGGCCCGGGCCTATGGTGGCTATCGTCGTGGTTATCGTGGCGGTTATGGTGGATATCGTGGTGGATATGGTGGATATCGTGGCGGATATGGTGGATATCGTGGTGGATATGGGGGTCGTCGTGGTGGTTATTATGGTTAA